The Paenibacillus sp. G2S3 region ATCGGCATATCGATATAAGATCGAATATCTTCTGTCAGTTCAATACCATCGACATGCGGCATCATCACATCTACAATCGCTAAATCTATTTTCGTATGCGCTAGAATGTCTAAGGCTACTTGACCATCTTCTGCTTCCACTACGGAAAATTGATTTTTTTCAAGATATAATCTTATTAATTTACGGATATGGGAATCATCATCAACTACTAGAATGGTGTTCATTCATCAATTGTCCCTTCCAAAGTCGTATTTATTCGTAACGTAGAGATTCCATTGGATCCAGCTTGGCAGCCTTCGATGAAGGCATCAAACCAGCGATAATACTAATCCCTGTACTTACAACTAATCCGAATACGATATAAGATCCAGATAGGTTAATAAGCTTTACACCAAAGGCATTTTCCAGCAAGATATTTAATCCAAAGCTAATGATCGCTGCAAAGATTATCGCAAAAACACCACTAAATATCCCTAATAATGCAGATTCGGAAAAGAATATTCGCTTGATATCTTTCTTTCTTGCCCCAATCGCACGAAGGATACCAATCTCCTTAGTCCGCTCCACTACACTAATATAAAGTACAACCAGTATCATAATCCCTGATACGATGAGCGAAATCCCTGCAATACCAGATAGAACAATCGTAGCCATATCCACATAAGTCGTGATACGCTCCATGATCTTTGCCGTTTGGGAGCCCGAGAAGCCCGCATCCACAGCCGCTTTATTAATATCATTTACATATTTCATATCCGTTGCAAAAGCATTAACCTGAATCGGACCAATGGTAATCCCATTATCAGTATACATTTGCTCCAGTGTCTGTGTTGGAATATATCCTGTTGGTGACATTTGCGCTCTTGGATCCGTGGCTTCATAAACACCAGAGACCGTAATTTCTTTTTCCAACGTGATCGGTTTATGTTTAGCATCCATTTCATTAATATACAGATGAATAGACTTTCCTACCATAGCATTCGGTTGCTCATTTCCACTTAATTGACTCGCTATTTTCGTTGGTAATAATACTTCATTTTCTTTCGGTAAAGCCCCTGCTTTAATCGTCGCTTTATCAAACGTATCGTTTAAGGTGGTTAATTGTGTGAGACTACCCGTTTGATCTCCAAAAACCGTGGTAGATTTGCCTGTAATGGTTGTTATGGTCTCTACATGATCTACATTTGGAAGGTTACGGATCGTTTCAACATCGGCCTTTGTAAACGCAACACCTGGTAACATCATCGCTTCTGGGCCCTTCATGTCCTTGGCTTCTGGATTTGGCTTAGTGATATCCACCAGTAAAGGGTCCATACTTGAATTAATTTCATTATTAATATAGCTCGTGATCCCATTTCCTAAGGAAAGCATCAAGAGTACACTTAAAATACCTATCGAACCACCCAATGCTACCAATACATTACGTTTGGCGTTAAGCTTCATATTCTGAAGGGCCATTTTGAAAGAAGCCATTAAGCTGAGGTTTCGGGCCGAACCATCTCCCCCATCGTAGGTAGTCATGGAACGTTCCTTCAAATGAATATCATCTTTAACCAGTCCCTCTTCAAGCTTAACGATACGGCTGCCGTAGTCAGCTACTTTTTGCGAGTGGGTCACGGTAATGACCAAGATTCCTCTTTTCGCTATGCTGTCCAACAAGACTAATATTTGATCGCCTGTATCCTTATCCAGCGCACCCGTAGGTTCATCTGCCAAAATAATGTCTGGATTATTCGACAATGCACGTGCAATGGATACCCGTTGCTTTTGTCCACCGGACAGTTGATTCGGACGTTTTTTCAGATGATCCTTTAAGCCTACCTCTGTCAATATCTCTATAGCACGCTTATTACGTTCCTTCTCGCTTGTATTCGTCATCTGCATCGCAACCGTAACATTTTCCAAGACTGATAAGTGTGGAATCAGATTGAAGTTTTGAAATACGAAGCCGATATTGTTCTTGCGATAATCATCCATTTCCTTTTCGGTCATTTTGCTTAGATTCTTCCCGCGAACAAGGACATCGCCCTCATAATCAGAGTCCATTCCACCAATAATATTCATCAGTGTGGACTTACCACAACCAGACTCACCGAGGATGGAAACAAATTCACCTGTCTCAAAGCTTAAATTCACATCATGGAGTACTGGAACCTTTTCCTTACCATACAAAGTATACGATTTTTTTACATTCTTAACCTCTAATATGTTCATTCTGATCTCTTCCTCTCCTGGGCCACGCTCTTTATCTCTTCCTTTGATGTTGCCTATCCTAACAAATTTATGTGAACTGATAATGAACTGGAGAACCTCCTCCTCTTGAGACAATACATTTAAGGAGGGAGTGGTAACTACGGAGAACTTTTGGACATTAGAAAAAGGCGAATTCTCACTCAGCATGGAGTCGAATTCGCCTTTTTCTGTTAGGCACATTTTATAAGGATTTAGTGAGTCATATAATAGGCCTTCCGCCCAATTTCTTTACCTGTGTAATAGATGATATCAAAGAATAGCACTGCTAAGATAACTCCATTCATGCTCCCCTATCTTTAAGCTAGCGCTCTTTTTCGTATCAATCTAATTTGGCCTCTGTGATTAATTTCATCTTCGAATACATGAAACCACATGAAATAACGATTCGCAGGTTTGTTATACCAGAACGCTTCTTCTACATATAACCAGTCATCCTCCACGGTTGCGAACAATGCATACGTTTTTTCCCTTACCTCATTTAAACGGTCTAAATAATAGCTAAGATCATTTCCTTTAATAACCGCTCGACCTTCATCCCCTAAGCTCAGTGCTGGCCCCCATATCGTTAACTCTTCTTCAGACAAATCTCTTCCCTCAAATGTCGCAACTTGATACGCATATTCTACCGCAGCGTAATGTAATAATAATGATCCAATAGAGTTACTCTCTGAATCCAATAAATAGTCTAGTTGGTCTACACTTAAGTCCTTAACAGCCTCTAATGTTGTGTGTCTTGCGTAGTTCATCATGGATAAAAGACGACTAATTTGTGGTGAATAACCGGGGATATCTGTAATCAAATATATTTTGTCCATGTCGATCATTATGAGATCTCTCCTTCATATCTTCGAATTTGTAAATTTACAAGACTATGTATTTGTCCAGCTCAAAATTGCTCCGTTCTAACAAGTCCCAGCCGTTTTCCCTCTATGATAGCTTCGGATCTGGAATGCACACTCAGCTTCTCGAAAATTCTCGTCAGATTATACTCCACCGTCCTTTGTGACATTAAGAGCTTGCTGGCTATGTCTTTGTTACTTTTTCCACTGGCAACTTCCTGGAGTATTTCTTGTTCCTTTTGATTAATAGATACTTCTTCAATAAGCTGATTATCTCGGTTATTGGATATCTTGATATCACTTCTGCGCAGCTGCTTGAGTAAAGAAACTGGAATGACAGCCTCATTTCTTAGTGCACAACGAATGGTATTTAACAACTGTTCTCTGGAAGCTGTCTTAGAGATAAATCCTGTAACCCCTGACTCCATCAACAGGTTATAATGCGCACTGATTTCATATCCGGTATAAATCACCACTTTAGATTCAGGATCACGCAGAACGGCTCTTTTGGTGAATTCAAGTCCGCTAATTGTAGGCATATTAAGATCGCATAAAATCACATCAAATCTATGCTGGTCCAGCATATCAAAAGCTTCCATTGCTGACAAAACAAAGGTTACCTCCATATCAGCATCTTGCTCAATCATATTCTTGGTTCCTTCTCCAACTGAAGGATGATCATCAACCAACAAGATACGTATCATCGTCATCGCCTCCTCTATTTTTCTCCTCCACAAAAGTCGTTGTCGGTAAATAAATAATAACCTCCAACCCTTTACCCTTCTCCGAGTTAAACGTACATTCTCCTTCTAAACTCGCTACACGCTCTTTGATACCGGACAAGCCCATATGTTGGAAAGATTCCTTAATATCTACAATATTCATGCCTACTCCATCATCCTTGTAACGGAAATAGAGATGTTCTTTCTGATCTAACTCAATCTCAATCTGATTTGCCTTGGCGTGCTTCCCGGCATTTCTCAGAAGTTCCTGCACAATTCGATAAAGGGCTATCACCAGTTCATCACTTAACTCGCCTATCGGACTTGATGTAAAGCTAATAGTATAGTTGGACTGCAGCTGAGCATACTCAAACAAAATCTCCAGCGCCTTCACAATCCCAGCTTCCCTAAGAAGCGGAGGACGCAGTTCATTGCAAGTCTCCCGAATCTGATAGATAACATCCAGAAGTCCTTCTTTGATCTGAAGCAGCTCCGGTAAGATTTCTGTTGAAATTTCGTGATCGGAGATCAGCGTTTCTAGCCTACGAAGCCAAATAAGTTGATCTTGAAGGGCAGAATCATGTAAATCCGCCGCCAGCTTTCTTCGCTCATTCTCTGACAAGTTAAAAATCAGGCGCAGAACCCAGGGTGCCCCATGTTGATCTTTTTTCATTTCAGCTTCAAGGTCTTCAATCAGGCCTTCAATCAGATATAAATTCTCATAGACGATGCTTGCATAGTTTGCGATGGTATTTAACCAATTCAGCTCATCCATGTTCATCTTGATATGATTCTTCTTATGATCGATCCATAGGAGATGAACACTCTTTTTATGACGGCCTATCACTAGTAGAATCCCTTGCTGGAGTTGAATGACCTCCCCTACTTTAAGAACGGGAGATTGTGATACAAATTCTAAATGGATCTCTTGACCCGAATCGTCCAAGATTGGACTACGCAAATTCTTATCCTCATCTATCTCAAAAAAAGCCGAACGATTAACCGGCAAAATCTCATTGATCTCCTTGTTGAGTGCAGCTTCCAAATCAGATATCTTCATAACCTTTGAGATTTGCTTAGA contains the following coding sequences:
- a CDS encoding ABC transporter ATP-binding protein/permease — translated: MNILEVKNVKKSYTLYGKEKVPVLHDVNLSFETGEFVSILGESGCGKSTLMNIIGGMDSDYEGDVLVRGKNLSKMTEKEMDDYRKNNIGFVFQNFNLIPHLSVLENVTVAMQMTNTSEKERNKRAIEILTEVGLKDHLKKRPNQLSGGQKQRVSIARALSNNPDIILADEPTGALDKDTGDQILVLLDSIAKRGILVITVTHSQKVADYGSRIVKLEEGLVKDDIHLKERSMTTYDGGDGSARNLSLMASFKMALQNMKLNAKRNVLVALGGSIGILSVLLMLSLGNGITSYINNEINSSMDPLLVDITKPNPEAKDMKGPEAMMLPGVAFTKADVETIRNLPNVDHVETITTITGKSTTVFGDQTGSLTQLTTLNDTFDKATIKAGALPKENEVLLPTKIASQLSGNEQPNAMVGKSIHLYINEMDAKHKPITLEKEITVSGVYEATDPRAQMSPTGYIPTQTLEQMYTDNGITIGPIQVNAFATDMKYVNDINKAAVDAGFSGSQTAKIMERITTYVDMATIVLSGIAGISLIVSGIMILVVLYISVVERTKEIGILRAIGARKKDIKRIFFSESALLGIFSGVFAIIFAAIISFGLNILLENAFGVKLINLSGSYIVFGLVVSTGISIIAGLMPSSKAAKLDPMESLRYE
- a CDS encoding DinB family protein; the encoded protein is MIDMDKIYLITDIPGYSPQISRLLSMMNYARHTTLEAVKDLSVDQLDYLLDSESNSIGSLLLHYAAVEYAYQVATFEGRDLSEEELTIWGPALSLGDEGRAVIKGNDLSYYLDRLNEVREKTYALFATVEDDWLYVEEAFWYNKPANRYFMWFHVFEDEINHRGQIRLIRKRALA
- a CDS encoding response regulator transcription factor, with protein sequence MIRILLVDDHPSVGEGTKNMIEQDADMEVTFVLSAMEAFDMLDQHRFDVILCDLNMPTISGLEFTKRAVLRDPESKVVIYTGYEISAHYNLLMESGVTGFISKTASREQLLNTIRCALRNEAVIPVSLLKQLRRSDIKISNNRDNQLIEEVSINQKEQEILQEVASGKSNKDIASKLLMSQRTVEYNLTRIFEKLSVHSRSEAIIEGKRLGLVRTEQF